Proteins from a single region of Desulfovibrio sp. X2:
- a CDS encoding PEP-CTERM sorting domain-containing protein has translation MNRIIKLLPFSIAALLLLAGSAFAYPILGSGTNLIEFKAWENVTNLAEDNTIQVGTIFYGVARAQAISNEGTVVWNSDDVGPTYDTLTAYFVYEVVGIDTATNTLIFGVSSYDPNGVLSAADLAAGVVLQWYADDGTTLDLSSVVDGVSTATDGTLWASMSITDGYWWSNASIDPTGLEGFIGTSYFGINLVDGALTGLVDVNDPIETLYDLDVSMYGQAKIYTNSDEFPSVWAYVADDPAVIATPEPVSLILLGAGMLGLACTRGRRMPSAA, from the coding sequence ATGAACCGCATCATCAAGCTTCTGCCTTTCAGCATCGCGGCCCTGCTGCTCCTGGCCGGGAGCGCGTTCGCCTACCCCATACTCGGCAGCGGGACCAACCTGATCGAGTTCAAGGCGTGGGAGAACGTGACCAACCTGGCCGAAGACAACACCATCCAGGTCGGCACCATCTTCTACGGCGTCGCCCGGGCCCAGGCCATCTCCAACGAGGGCACGGTGGTCTGGAACTCAGACGACGTGGGCCCGACCTACGACACCCTGACCGCCTACTTCGTCTATGAAGTGGTCGGCATCGACACCGCCACCAACACCCTCATCTTCGGCGTGTCCTCCTACGATCCCAACGGCGTCCTCTCCGCGGCGGACCTGGCCGCGGGCGTGGTCCTGCAGTGGTACGCCGACGACGGCACCACCCTCGACCTGTCCAGCGTGGTCGACGGCGTCAGCACCGCCACGGACGGCACCCTGTGGGCCTCCATGTCCATCACGGACGGTTACTGGTGGAGCAACGCCTCCATCGACCCGACCGGCCTCGAGGGCTTCATCGGCACCTCCTACTTCGGCATCAACCTGGTGGACGGCGCGCTCACGGGCCTCGTGGACGTCAACGATCCCATCGAGACCCTCTACGACCTGGACGTGAGCATGTACGGACAGGCCAAGATCTACACCAACTCCGACGAGTTCCCCTCGGTCTGGGCCTACGTGGCCGACGACCCCGCGGTCATCGCCACGCCCGAGCCCGTCAGCCTGATCCTTCTGGGCGCAGGCATGCTCGGCCTGGCCTGCACCCGCGGCCGCCGCATGCCCTCGGCCGCCTAG
- a CDS encoding ThiF family adenylyltransferase: MTIHDYAKKLHEIGIDDPTRFQDEAFARNLGLYSIEEQDRISEARVVIPGLGGVGGLHLISLVRCGFRRFRLADPDSFELVNINRQFGASVATRGRPKLEVMSETAASINPFVEIEPFPEGVTEANLDAFLADADVVVDSLDFFEFDIRRRLFMRARELGVPVITAGPLGFSTALLVFTPDSMSFDEYFDVQDGLPMEQCYLRFAMGLSPRGVHFRYVDSTKVDLKGRAGPSSYIACQLCAAAASMEAARIVLGRPGLRPTPGYLQYDAYRGQLCKGRLRGGNRNPLQRLKLALAGKLLLARRKRIGHEAPDTPKGPFTAADLSPAGVRYLAAAGAAAPSGDNVQPWRFTPVPGGMRVRMAAEADTSFFNVRQIATLIACGAAAENMAVAAPDLGLAASVEVLPEPEADGGVAVVRFSDGGREDFLAPAVWSRCTNRMDFSARPLSPGIRARLAREVESVPGCRLHFVEGKDALTRLADVVFKADRIRTEHRGLHEHFVKMVRFSREEAEQTRDGLPLKNLYGGAAGEMFLRLTRPWPVMRAANALGMGKVVAAHARKGILHSGACCLLTAPGLAARDFAAGGRALERCWLRLTRVGLAMQPMTAVTLFRLRWDLEGPEAFSAPHQALLSELWSEYDALFPAADFGREGQVMLFRVGYGKPVRFGTFRKDPDAFLG, translated from the coding sequence ATGACGATCCACGATTACGCGAAAAAGCTCCATGAAATAGGGATCGACGATCCGACCCGATTCCAGGACGAGGCCTTCGCCCGCAACCTGGGACTCTACTCCATCGAGGAGCAGGACCGCATCTCCGAGGCCCGGGTGGTCATCCCCGGCCTCGGCGGCGTGGGGGGGCTGCACCTCATCTCTCTCGTGCGCTGCGGCTTCCGCAGGTTCCGTCTGGCGGACCCGGACTCCTTCGAGCTGGTCAACATCAATCGCCAGTTCGGGGCCTCGGTGGCCACGCGCGGCCGCCCGAAGCTCGAGGTCATGTCCGAGACCGCGGCCTCGATCAACCCCTTCGTGGAGATCGAGCCTTTCCCCGAAGGCGTGACCGAGGCCAACCTGGACGCCTTCCTGGCGGACGCGGACGTGGTCGTGGACAGCCTGGACTTCTTCGAGTTCGACATCCGCCGCCGCCTGTTCATGCGCGCCCGGGAGCTCGGCGTGCCCGTGATCACCGCGGGACCGCTCGGCTTCAGCACCGCGCTGCTCGTCTTCACGCCGGACTCCATGTCCTTCGACGAGTACTTCGACGTGCAGGACGGCCTGCCCATGGAGCAGTGCTACCTGCGCTTCGCCATGGGGCTCTCCCCGCGCGGGGTCCATTTCCGCTACGTGGACTCGACCAAGGTCGACCTCAAGGGCCGGGCCGGGCCCTCGTCCTACATCGCCTGCCAGCTCTGCGCCGCGGCCGCGAGCATGGAGGCGGCGCGCATCGTGCTCGGCCGTCCCGGGCTTCGCCCCACGCCCGGCTACCTGCAGTACGACGCCTACCGGGGGCAGCTGTGCAAGGGGCGGCTTCGCGGCGGCAACAGGAACCCCCTGCAGCGCCTCAAGCTGGCCCTGGCGGGCAAGCTCCTCCTGGCCAGGCGCAAGCGCATCGGCCACGAGGCGCCCGACACGCCCAAGGGGCCCTTCACGGCGGCGGACCTCTCCCCCGCGGGCGTGCGCTATCTCGCGGCAGCGGGCGCGGCCGCGCCGTCGGGCGACAACGTCCAGCCCTGGCGCTTCACGCCCGTCCCGGGCGGAATGCGCGTGCGCATGGCGGCCGAGGCAGACACCTCGTTCTTCAACGTGCGCCAGATCGCCACGCTCATCGCTTGCGGCGCGGCGGCCGAGAACATGGCCGTGGCCGCGCCGGACCTGGGGCTCGCTGCCTCGGTGGAGGTGCTGCCCGAGCCGGAGGCCGACGGCGGCGTGGCCGTGGTCCGGTTTTCGGACGGCGGGCGGGAGGATTTCCTGGCCCCGGCCGTGTGGTCGCGCTGCACCAACCGCATGGACTTCTCCGCCAGGCCCCTTTCCCCGGGCATCCGCGCCCGGCTCGCGCGCGAGGTGGAGTCCGTGCCCGGTTGCCGCCTGCACTTCGTGGAGGGCAAGGACGCGCTCACCCGGCTGGCCGACGTGGTCTTCAAGGCCGACAGGATCAGGACCGAGCACCGCGGACTGCACGAGCACTTCGTGAAGATGGTGCGCTTCTCCCGCGAGGAGGCGGAGCAGACGCGCGACGGCCTGCCGCTGAAGAACCTCTACGGCGGGGCCGCGGGCGAGATGTTCCTGCGCCTGACCCGACCCTGGCCGGTCATGCGCGCGGCCAACGCGCTCGGCATGGGCAAGGTGGTGGCCGCGCACGCCAGAAAGGGCATCCTGCACAGCGGCGCCTGCTGCCTGCTCACGGCCCCCGGGCTCGCGGCGCGGGACTTCGCGGCGGGCGGGCGGGCGCTCGAGCGCTGCTGGCTGCGCCTCACGCGCGTGGGGCTCGCCATGCAGCCCATGACCGCCGTGACCCTCTTCCGCCTGCGCTGGGACCTCGAAGGGCCCGAGGCCTTTTCCGCACCCCACCAGGCGTTGCTCTCCGAGCTCTGGAGCGAGTACGACGCCCTGTTCCCGGCCGCGGACTTCGGCCGCGAGGGGCAGGTCATGCTCTTTCGCGTGGGCTACGGCAAGCCCGTGCGCTTCGGCACCTTCCGCAAGGATCCGGACGCCTTCCTGGGCTAG
- a CDS encoding SDR family oxidoreductase: MDKIRTAVQRKFPDRPGRWLVTGAAGFIGSNLVEGLLKLDQEVVGLDNFSTGHQENLDEVQGLVEPGQWARFNMIRGDIREPGDCAAALEGVDCVLHQAALGSVPRSIEDPAMTNANNVDGFLNMLVASREAGVKSFVYAASSSTYGDHPGLPKVEDKIGSPLSPYAVTKLVNELYADVFGKCYGFLSVGLRYFNIFGPRQDPEGAYAAVIPRWFAALLSGTQPMIFGDGLTSRDFCFVDNAVQANIMAACCEAPEARGQVYNVAFGERTSLNELFVMIRDLVGKVRPEALSVDAEYRSERPGDVRHSLADIGKARSLLGYEPVYSVRDGLHMAAEWYIRSLG; the protein is encoded by the coding sequence ATGGACAAGATTCGGACGGCCGTGCAGCGCAAATTTCCCGACCGCCCCGGACGGTGGCTGGTGACCGGCGCGGCCGGCTTCATCGGCTCGAACCTCGTCGAGGGGCTGCTCAAGCTGGATCAGGAAGTGGTCGGCCTGGACAACTTCTCCACCGGACACCAGGAGAACCTGGACGAGGTGCAGGGCCTGGTGGAGCCCGGGCAGTGGGCGCGCTTCAATATGATACGCGGCGACATCCGCGAGCCCGGGGACTGCGCCGCCGCGCTCGAGGGCGTGGACTGCGTGCTGCACCAGGCCGCGCTCGGCAGCGTGCCGCGCTCCATCGAGGACCCGGCCATGACCAACGCGAACAACGTGGACGGCTTCCTGAACATGCTCGTGGCCTCGCGCGAGGCCGGGGTGAAGAGCTTCGTCTACGCGGCCTCGAGCTCGACCTACGGCGACCATCCGGGCCTGCCCAAGGTCGAGGACAAGATCGGCAGCCCGCTCTCCCCCTACGCCGTGACCAAGCTGGTCAACGAGCTCTACGCCGACGTCTTCGGCAAGTGCTACGGCTTTCTGAGCGTCGGCCTTCGCTACTTCAACATCTTCGGCCCCCGCCAGGATCCGGAGGGCGCCTACGCCGCGGTCATCCCGCGCTGGTTCGCGGCGCTGCTCTCCGGCACCCAGCCCATGATCTTCGGCGACGGCCTGACCAGCCGCGACTTCTGCTTCGTGGACAACGCGGTGCAGGCCAACATCATGGCCGCCTGCTGCGAGGCGCCCGAGGCCAGGGGACAGGTCTACAACGTGGCCTTCGGTGAACGCACCTCGCTCAACGAGCTCTTCGTCATGATCCGCGACCTCGTGGGCAAGGTCAGGCCCGAGGCGCTGTCCGTGGACGCCGAATACCGCTCCGAACGCCCGGGCGACGTGCGCCACTCCCTGGCGGACATCGGCAAGGCCCGCTCGCTGCTCGGCTACGAGCCCGTCTACTCGGTGCGCGACGGCCTGCACATGGCGGCGGAGTGGTACATCCGCTCGCTCGGCTAA
- a CDS encoding PEP-CTERM sorting domain-containing protein (PEP-CTERM proteins occur, often in large numbers, in the proteomes of bacteria that also encode an exosortase, a predicted intramembrane cysteine proteinase. The presence of a PEP-CTERM domain at a protein's C-terminus predicts cleavage within the sorting domain, followed by covalent anchoring to some some component of the (usually Gram-negative) cell surface. Many PEP-CTERM proteins exhibit an unusual sequence composition that includes large numbers of potential glycosylation sites. Expression of one such protein has been shown restore the ability of a bacterium to form floc, a type of biofilm.) encodes MNRLIKLLPISVMALLLLASSAFALPIFGPGYNFISFNDYENRIPNTPGSNQISAGDIFYGVATFTNVDWASTSNTSQDWVPTLNSQYVQAYFYTEVESVTPTSGGNGHIVFKTPTAADPNGVFTAADLASGVVLKWFESSTPIDFSSTLANNIASSVDGDLLMSLSIQKGYWYSDALVTVPTAPNTFLGTSFYGLNLVGGSMTDLSLINDPLESLENLDVNFYGQAKIFTSDPSNNTGKLWQFYSSDPAVIATPEPVSLILMGAGLLGIGGLRRRQNKAA; translated from the coding sequence ATGAACCGCCTTATCAAGCTTCTTCCCATCAGCGTCATGGCTCTTCTGCTCCTGGCGAGCAGCGCCTTCGCTCTCCCGATCTTCGGCCCCGGGTACAACTTCATCAGCTTCAACGACTACGAGAACCGCATTCCCAACACCCCCGGCTCGAACCAGATCAGCGCCGGCGACATCTTCTACGGCGTCGCCACGTTCACCAACGTGGATTGGGCCTCGACCAGCAACACCAGCCAGGACTGGGTCCCCACCCTGAACTCGCAGTACGTCCAGGCGTACTTCTACACAGAGGTGGAGTCCGTGACCCCGACCTCCGGCGGTAACGGCCACATCGTCTTCAAGACCCCGACCGCGGCCGATCCCAACGGCGTGTTCACCGCGGCCGACCTCGCCAGCGGCGTGGTCCTGAAGTGGTTCGAGTCCAGCACGCCCATCGACTTCTCCAGCACGCTGGCCAACAACATCGCCTCCTCCGTCGACGGCGACCTGCTGATGTCCCTGTCCATCCAGAAGGGCTACTGGTACAGCGATGCCCTGGTGACCGTGCCCACCGCCCCCAACACCTTCCTCGGCACCTCCTTCTACGGTCTGAACCTGGTCGGCGGCTCCATGACCGACCTTTCCCTGATCAACGACCCGCTGGAGAGCCTCGAGAACCTCGACGTGAACTTCTACGGCCAGGCCAAGATCTTCACGAGCGATCCGTCCAACAACACCGGCAAGCTCTGGCAGTTCTACAGCTCCGACCCCGCGGTCATCGCCACTCCGGAACCCGTCAGCCTGATCCTCATGGGCGCCGGTCTCCTGGGCATCGGTGGTCTCCGCCGCCGCCAGAACAAGGCCGCCTAA